The Micropterus dolomieu isolate WLL.071019.BEF.003 ecotype Adirondacks linkage group LG23, ASM2129224v1, whole genome shotgun sequence DNA window TGACctcaaaatatactgtaaatagcACTGCaaacttttaaatttttaagattattttatcATGTGTATGCCtcagaaattattttaacttcAAATAATTACTGGATGGGGTCCAAATATctcacaaaattaaaaaaaactttattgacTATATTTCTTACCACACTAAGCTACAAGACATGTGTGTGGGGACTTTTCTCACAGTATTACCGATGATGGTGGAAAGGTTGGGGGGATGATACATGTGGATGTTCTCAGCGTGGCTCCCATCCAGCAAGGTGGAGTTCTTAATGTCAAGATGGAGACCCAGCAGCTTATCCTTAATGGGGAAAGTCAGTGTTTCCACTGTGAGGAGAAGaaattgaaagaaaaacagactaGAATGACTTTATATTCTGGGTGTGGAAATACAagaatgctcacacacacacacacacacacNNNNNNNNNNNNNNNNNNNNTTTCATGCAAAATACTCAGGAAAACGAATGATTCACATTAAGATTATTTACCTGATTTAAATGAGTCCATAGGTATTTTGGTCTTAGCTTCAGGCCCTCTGTTCAAAGAGAAAAGACAGTGACTGAACCAGTTTTGGTCAAAAAGATGATAAGAATGCAGCTACACCCGATCTTTCTGGGACCCCCAAGTCATCATCACTCAATATATCATCAGAATTGTGTAAAATGACTCTTACCAAAGGGTGCGTGTTAGGTGACCTTTCCGAAAACAGACAAACTCACCTGATCTCGCAGTTCTTTTCAGCAAGAATTGCAGAGGCATCTGCAGACAGAGGTTTTATCAGACGATTGTCCACTGTTTaagacacacactaacacttGGACATCAACATATATAACTTTCATAAAtacaacatgttttaaaaaatttttaaaagggATTTTAACAACTGAGAAAGGCCTAAGCATCATGAAACTGACctcaaaatatactgtaaatagcACTGCaaacttttaaatttttaagattattttatcATGTGTATGCCTCAGAATCCACCTTAAGCTGCAACTTctaatatgtttaatgttatgatCAAAAGCCCATTACAATTAATATTCCTGAATTATTATCCTATACatctaattttttttattaaagagtTTGAAATCGTAATGCCATTATGACAAGCAGTATTATACCTTAAATGACTCCAATAATAAACcttgaaattattttaacttcAAATAATTACTGGATGGGGTCCAAATATctcacaaaattaaaaaaaactttattgacTATATTTCTTACCACACTAAGCTACAAGACATGTGTGTGGGGACTTTTCTCACAGTATTACCGATGATGGTGGAAAGGTTGGGGGGATGATACATGTGGATGTTCTCAGCGTGGCTCCCATCCAGCAAGGTGGAGTTCTTAATGTCAAGATGGAGACCCAGCAGCTTATCCTTAATGGGGAAAGTCAGTGTTTCCACTGTGAGGAGAAGaaattgaaagaaaaacagactaGAATGACTTTATATTCTGGGTGTGGAAATACAagaatgctcacacacacacacacacacacacacaccatagcTCTCTCTTCTGAAGATCTCTGGGGAGGGAAGACTGCTGGAGTCCATAGAAGCAGAGGAGTAACAGTCTTCCTCTGAGCTTAAAGTTTCGTCTGACTCCATGCTAGAAGATGTGATGCTTTCTGGAGTCACTGCTAAGTTTTGCTCTTCTTCGTTAACTCGTATTTCACCACCTTTAAAAGCCTCTGCATCGGGAGCCACCTTAATTGTTGGGTTACCTGCTGGTGACCCTTGGTAGCCATTTACTTTCGTATTAGCTGGTGCGGCAGGCGAGGCGGCTTTGCCTCTGGGATTTTCAGCAAATCCAGGGCTGCTGGAGCGTAGCACAGATTTGCGGGGGACAGGCTTAACGCCAGTCTGTGTGTACAGAGGATAAGCATGGAAAGCATGAGGAGAGagtcaaactaaaaaaaaaaaaaaacgtatgAGAAACCTTGGCAAACAACTTGAAATTCAAATTATAGTGTCCCAGAAAGACAACGGGAGCGGTGTGAAATCAAGGAACAGGATAAAGAGAGTGATACTCACTTACTTCATCCTGTGCATTCCTTAGGGAACGCCGTTTATGCATGtcaatgttattattatgagAAAGTATAGCCTAGCTATTAGATTTTGTTATACATAGCCTACATATAGGCCTAAATATCTATTTACTTATCAGAATACCCACCATGGTTAGTTTGACAGTGGGGACATTCTCACCCTCCACTTCAGGTTCCTCTGGAATTGCTTCATAATGCTTGTTGGGCAGAATTCTCTTGCACTCTGAAAGTTTTGAAGGAGGAATGTGAAGGATTGTCTCTAGAAGCAGCTAATGAAATTACTTGCATTTAGCGGGAAGCACATTCATATTTATTAGATAAATTCCTCCTAAAGCACAGGCCAGGCCTACAGTTGAAGTAGGTTAAAAGTTATTAAAAACTACAATTAGAAACACAACTGAATGCTAAAAAGCAATTGATCATATATTTTCCAATGAAATAAGCCTAATGTTACCTGAATTTCAAAGGGTAAATGGGCACATAAGCTCAAACTTAAAGTGAGCAGAACCAAAGTTATGGTGCATGATATGTTCTACTGATCTTctataaagaaaaataagcaACCTCACTATCAGTGCTAAAGATGATGGGTGTGTTTGGATGTGTATTTCTTACTGTCTCGTCTGCACAGCGCAGTTTTTACTGGTGTATCTCGTTTGTTAGGTAGTCCATTGTCACGACTGACTTTAACTCGGCACTTGTATCTGCCCATTTCCGAATGAAATTCACCTCCACGTTAGGGTCGATGATCAGGTAGTGCAAAACTGTCGCTATCCCAACGTTAGAAGAAGTGTTGCTAACACGTTAACCCAATTGTAAGCTGTTATTTCGTAAAGACTGAGTGAGtaacggtaaaaaaaaaaaaaaaaaaaaaagtccgaCCAGATGCTAAAAATACGTCAGcttttcctctctgttctctgtggtgCTTAGCAACCGAGCACACCTGCAGAGTCTCTCTGCTTGCTGATGACCCTTTATATCCGTGTAAAGGGAAATGCCCACTCCTGtctataggctacattttatttattttgaaagtctaggTATGCTACTAGCTACGTCTGCTTTTGTATGAATTTGATAAGTGACCGTGTAGCCTAGCCTATAACAtttactgtaggcctatataaagTATCTAGCCTacttaattcaattcaattagaCTTTATTTGAATGCGAAACAGACGTATGCATTGtcaaagcaagtgtgaaataaaaacatgtagcctacataaacagaagaattattattaaaaactcacacacataaGCCTACAAATAAGTGAGTAAAAACACTGCAACTTctttaaattaatgtaaatttgtgtgtgtgctgtgggtGTCTAGGTCACTCGATGGCCCTCGGGTTGTGGCATGTTGTGCAGCATGATATGCCCTTGTCTCCTTCTAAGCACTTTGAAATCTGAAATGACACAACTGAACCAGAAGTAGGCTAAATGatgctttcatttcatttaaagttttataaGCACTCACTGCCCCTTAGTGGTCACAATGAGTAATTACAGCTCTTACGTGTAAATTTAAAGGACATTCTTAAAATGcttcattattaaaaataataaatgtaatatcaTAACTGAAAAGTCATATTAATAACACGATATATTAGCTTTCTTGTctgcagtggtggacagtagCCTACTTATGTACAATTTCGAGCTAATTGAaatttacttgagtatttccattttatgctactttatactccACCACAGAGGGAAATTtgactccactacatttatctgacagtttGAGTTCCTTGTTACTTTTCCGAtttagattttacataaaaaaaaacatatgacatgtttataaaatacattatattgttaaaaaataaacaagctgtTCCTGACCTTTTGTCATTTGAacctaaacaaaaaaacacttggtTGGGACCTCTTGTCATGTTTCATATCTCTACAAGTTGTTAGAAGTTCCACCAAAGAGTTAACCCCCACTaaacttctcaaatgtttttatagaATTGTATGAGACTTAAAGAGTATCTACTGTTTTTACAAAAAGCcaaaaactattttttgttgttgcagaactttgtttttcttctttccttccccattaatcatctcatggTCAGATATGTCTTGTGACACTTTGACACACAGATTGGGAACTACTGGATTAAACTTcctaactgcatataaagtagttaaaactagtttcACCCAAAATAGtttttccaacaacaaaaaaatagagTAATTTTCCTTTTGATACTTCAAGTACATTAATAcgtctgtacttttacttccttaaggattatttttaatgcaggacCTTTACTTTCAATGGAGCATTTTTACATGatggtatttttacttttaagtgtaatgatctgaatacttctcaCGTCCCAATTTGTTTTTCATAGCAGCATCAGTACAGACACTTCCAGGGaaacctttcaaaataaaaacctgtATACGAATAGCATTTTAGACaccataaaaaagaaacaagacgCTAGTTTAAAATCATTCCAGAATATCTTTTATTTCATTGCCCATGTCCTACTCCCCACCCTCCCTCATTCCTATTGCTGCACTCAATCATTACAAGGATATGGTGCTGATTCTGTTTTACAGcagaatatataaataaataagtacaaTTCATCTCACTACacgcagaaagagagaaaaaaatccatTCAAACCATTgatttaataaatatgcttacATCTAGCTGTCCTCATTTATGTACATCCACATTGTTTATGCTTTGGGACGGTAATCAACTTAAAAAGCCTATACATTACTTCTATGTGTAAACCCTCCGAAAAACGTGTTGATTTTGTTTAAAAGTTGATGATTGGTCTATTTTCCTTCAGTGAGTGGAATTTACCAGCTCTGCCTACATTACAAAGCCTTGCGCTAGCAGCAGTGGCTGTGGGCAGCTGCATACAACCTGCTATTAATGGCCACAAAGAAATACTCGTCAAGTCAAATGCTAACGGTCCCAGCATTGCAGGGCAAACTGCATGCATTGCCCTGAGCCCTGGTTTtgcattatttctttttttcccttttaccTGCACTCTTTTTGGAAAGATGGATGTAAAGAAAGTTGTGATAGAGCCAACTGCGGAGTGTGAACCTTGATGATTATTACAGTCGGCCAGTCCATGCATGCTGAATTGTTGAACGCAGTCTCGAAGCCATGAATGTGTGAATATGTGACATAAACTGCGATTTGGATGTGGCTCAAACATTCAGATGCTCCACATAGAACCGTGTGGCAATGCTTTTTAAGGCAGGCTACACTCCTTACCTTATCTTAATTTAGACCTCAAACAGGAGGATGTGTTTTTTGGTCTAACTGCACGATGTCTGGGTTGTCTGGGTTGACACAACCAGTTTAATCCTGGTTGTGTCAGATCAGGGGAGATTTATCAGGCCCTGGTTAATGGCACTGCTGTCAGCAGCTTGTTCAATCAAATGTGAATATGCTGTTTTCTAGTAAGTAATTTTCTGTCCCACAAGGTATCAGTATTGTCACAAATCTAGACATCTCCTTGAGCTACACTATACACAAAGACATCACACTTGCTGTCGTACAACTGTGGATTTTAGGTCTTGTTTGGCTGGTAGGTTTAAACTGATGGAGGAGAGAAGCAGGAGATAGGAATGGATTGTTCAACATAAAAGtgctgatgagtttctggtgcTGGGGACGGAGCATTTGACGGTGTGTTTGGGTGGATAGCAGGTAGCAATGTGTGGACAATTTAaaatgcctaaataaaaacaaatcaaacaaagaaTGCATTTAGTAtgtcataattaaataaaacatatcttAAAAGgacaattattttactttaataacTAAATGAATTGGTCTATTACATTTCAGGGCTGTCCAGCTGAGAACAGCTTGAATGCTAAATGCAAAGCACTTTATTAGTCATTAGTTTTTATGAGGAGTTGCAAGGGAGCTTTGTCAATTGTCAAggccaaaatgaaaaacaaccaactggccaatcacagcctgaGGAAGGGGGCCCAGGTACAGGGTTTATAATCTTATcccttgaaaataaaaataaataacttacaGGTAGGCCTACATCTACTAGCAATAGCTTATCCTCCTCTATTAAACCACTCAGCGTTCACGCAAACTAATTACCTGTCACCACTTACCAAGTTACCAAGCCGCCTACAGCACCTTAAAATACCAGACAGTCAATCACAAATGAGACTAAATGTACAGTCAACAGTAGTTCCCCTCTTGCCAGCTAGCCCACAGGAAACAGTTTTAATGTGAAAGGCTGTCTGTCATGGCTGCCAACACTGTGCTGGTGGGCCCTTTCCCCAAAGCTGTgattggaatttttttttttcccccctgacTTTGGCATTGGCAATGCgtcactatttaaaaaaattacaaagcTCCTTTGCACTCCATGCTTTGTGTTTGCTGTACTATTGGCAGGTCTCTGCTGGTCTCTGCTGGACAACACTAAAACGCatcatttttgtgatttttgtttttgtgatttgtttttaatgcgGCATGGAAAAGTcatgtcacaatgaaaaacaattaaagcTAAATCATTTTCCTTTGAACATATGCTTTAATGTAATTATGACACAATAAATGCAtacataaaaaggaaatacaCATAACAATGTgtaatgtatttcattttatttctttgatttgttttatttaggtaTGTTAAATCTCCCATAGTACGGCCAGGTTTGGCTTGCTTTCCCAAAGCATGTTAAGCCTAAGGTCACATCTTCATCCCAGGTCAATGGTCAAAGTAGCTCTTAGTGCTAAGATGCTTGAAGGAAAACGAGGTCTGCCGGACTTCACATGGAGATGCTGCTGTAGAGCTGGTCAATCTTCCCCTTGAAGAACTCCTTTAGCTCTGGTCTCTTGGCCTTTAGTGTTGGAGTCAGGAGGCCGTTTTCAATGGAGAACATCTCGTTGTGGATGTAGATGTTCTTcacctttaaaatgtaaaagaatataaatgtgtttgaatGAAACCAAGATTCTTCAGAGTGTCCCCCAAGTAATTACAAGCCTTCTACGAGCAGACAAGTGTTTACAATTGCAGTATATTACCACAGACTACTTACTTTACATTAACTgctgcagtttttatttttactgtagcTCAACTGCATCAATTTGTGAATAAATGCAATACTCAAGGACCCTATAAAGACATTGCAACATAATCAAACAGCCCTTACTGTGACAGTTCACTGTGACTCGGGTTTagttatttgtattattttgttttggggggtttctcttcttctctgtgtgtgcatgtttgtgtgtgtgtgtgggtcacCTCATTACCATGCTGCCTCACTCTACAAGCTACAGCTCGCCAGCCGCCATCACCACAACTACATCACACAATCCAATCCTCCACCTGTAAACTCTGGATGCTCTTCACCCCCCACTACCTTTGCAGATTAGTTTGTTAATAAACTCTTTTTGTTGCACTTCACTTTAACGAGTCTGTATCTGCCCCTGGGTCTGGCCACCACCAAACCTAAAAGTTAACTTGAGATACTGCTGGCATATATTAGGTCGCACTGTAGCTTTAAGACCAATAATTCACTTAATTAATTTTCTAaagataagaaaaatacagctaCAACAGAAGGCAGGCCAAATATTAACTACCTACCTGCTCAAAAGAGTGGAGGCCACTAGCCTTGCCCAGACGCACCAAATCTTCAAGGACTGCCTTCTTTAATTCCTGTTGATAAAAGAATAAAGTTATCTTCAGTATCTTCAGCATCTANNNNNNNNNNNNNNNNNNNNNNNNNNNNNNNNNNNNNNNNNNNNNNNNNNNNNNNNNNNNNNNNNNNNNNNNNNNNNNNNNNNNNNNNNNNNNNNNNNNNAGAGAAGCAGGAGATAGGAATGGATTGTTCAACATAAAAGtgctgatgagtttctggtgcTGGGGACGGAGCATTTGACGGTGTGTTTGGGTGGATAGCAGGTAGCAATGTGTGGACAATTTAaaatgcctaaataaaaacaaatcaaacaaagaaTGCATTTAGTAtgtcataattaaataaaacatatcttAAAAGgacaattattttactttaataacTAAATGAATTGGTCTATTACATTTCAGGGCTGTCCAGCTGAGAACAGCTTGAATGCTAAATGCAAAGCACTTTATTAGTCATTAGTTTTTATGAGGAGTTGCAAGGGAGCTTTGTCAATTGTCAAggccaaaatgaaaaacaaccaactggccaatcacagcctgaGGAAGGGGGCCCAGGTACAGGGTTTATAATCTTATcccttgaaaataaaaataaataacttacaGGTAGGCCTACATCTACTAGCAATAGCTTATCCTCCTCTATTAAACCACTCAGCGTTCACGCAAACTAATTACCTGTCACCACTTACCAAGTTACCAAGCCGCCTACAGCACCTTAAAATACCAGACAGTCAATCACAAATGAG harbors:
- the LOC123963066 gene encoding uncharacterized protein LOC123963066, with the translated sequence MGRYKCRVKVSRDNGLPNKRDTPVKTALCRRDKCKRILPNKHYEAIPEEPEVEGENVPTVKLTMTGVKPVPRKSVLRSSSPGFAENPRGKAASPAAPANTKVNGYQGSPAGNPTIKVAPDAEAFKGGEIRVNEEEQNLAVTPESITSSSMESDETLSSEEDCYSSASMDSSSLPSPEIFRRESYVETLTFPIKDKLLGLHLDIKNSTLLDGSHAENIHMYHPPNLSTIIDASAILAEKNCEIRGPEAKTKIPMDSFKSVETLTFPIKDKLLGLHLDIKNSTLLDGSHAENIHMYHPPNLSTIIVDNRLIKPLSADASAILAEKNCEIRGPEAKTKIPMDSFKSDKPFKWKTPPKVTNRRPILCKKKVWFKSPIIAETFKGKCNPAARVGLTIDDSREPVQTSSPAEQIMPDADTCRTGMISSKEEALQLKVLLERPVKSSPEKANFFDFVTNSDQNAFFQRMRERCVKLRSAPLFPLTAAKHTKPTVL